One Cellulomonas sp. Y8 DNA segment encodes these proteins:
- a CDS encoding carbohydrate ABC transporter permease codes for MTTATVDRAPAARRGGSTGVAARRRRTAVVAYLFAAPFILSFLVFMVFPLVSSLAMSFTDFRSTDIPTPLAVGFVGVDQYVALFQNAQFVRSLLNTVYFVGVGIPLTMAVALALAVALNNGITRFRTLFRVGFYAPVVTSIVAVAVVWRFILQPEGLLNTVLGSVGITGPDWLGDPAWSMPSMILMAVWRNMGTLMIIFLAGLQGVPAEVLEAAEVDGANAWQRFRRVTLPILRPTMLLGAVLLSVGYLQFFEEPFVMTKGGPLDSTLSISYFTFNQFGFGNYGTASAASYVLFVAIALLSIIQFRAFRTKE; via the coding sequence GTGACGACCGCGACCGTCGACCGTGCTCCCGCCGCGCGCCGCGGCGGGAGCACGGGGGTGGCGGCGAGGAGGCGCCGCACCGCGGTGGTCGCCTACCTGTTCGCCGCGCCCTTCATCCTGAGCTTCCTCGTGTTCATGGTGTTCCCGCTGGTGAGCTCGCTGGCGATGTCCTTCACGGACTTCCGCAGCACCGACATCCCCACGCCGCTGGCGGTCGGGTTCGTCGGGGTCGACCAGTACGTGGCGCTGTTCCAGAACGCCCAGTTCGTGCGCTCGCTGCTCAACACCGTGTACTTCGTCGGGGTCGGCATCCCGTTGACGATGGCCGTGGCGCTCGCGCTGGCGGTCGCCCTGAACAACGGCATCACCCGGTTCCGCACCCTGTTCCGCGTCGGGTTCTACGCCCCGGTGGTCACCTCGATCGTGGCGGTCGCGGTCGTGTGGCGGTTCATCCTGCAGCCCGAGGGCCTGCTGAACACCGTCCTCGGCTCCGTCGGGATCACGGGGCCGGACTGGCTGGGCGACCCCGCGTGGTCCATGCCGTCGATGATCCTCATGGCGGTGTGGCGGAACATGGGCACGCTGATGATCATCTTCCTGGCCGGTCTCCAGGGGGTGCCCGCGGAGGTGCTCGAGGCCGCCGAGGTCGACGGGGCGAACGCCTGGCAGCGGTTCCGCCGGGTGACGCTCCCGATCCTGCGGCCGACGATGCTGCTCGGCGCCGTCCTGCTGTCCGTGGGCTACCTGCAGTTCTTCGAGGAGCCCTTCGTGATGACCAAGGGCGGTCCGCTGGACTCGACCCTGTCGATCAGCTACTTCACCTTCAACCAGTTCGGGTTCGGGAACTACGGCACCGCGTCCGCGGCCAGCTACGTGCTGTTCGTCGCCATCGCGCTGCTCAGCATCATCCAGTTCCGCGCGTTCCGGACGAAGGAGTGA
- a CDS encoding carbohydrate ABC transporter permease, whose product MTVTAPAQAPTLAAAPVVATPPAPRRRGRAARRGSVARTLVYVVLALALVATLVPFAWMFLGSVKPQAELLRRPPTWWPESTTWDNFQAWFTRLDFGTFFTNSAIVAVFTVAGTLVFCSMVGYALAKLEFPGKRALFVCVLVTLMVPGVVTFVPLFVVVSKLGMVSTYPALILPFLAGPLGVFLMRQFIREIPDSLIEAARIDGASEVRIFARIVMPLCGPALATLAILTFLSSWNNFLWPLVVAQSEDMYTLPVALSLYSVGQNATNYGVLLAGSVLIITPVLLLFVALQRYFTQGIAATGIK is encoded by the coding sequence GTGACCGTGACCGCACCGGCACAGGCCCCCACGCTCGCCGCAGCCCCCGTCGTCGCCACGCCACCGGCGCCCCGGCGCCGCGGCCGCGCCGCCCGCCGCGGGTCGGTGGCCCGCACCCTCGTCTACGTCGTCCTCGCGCTCGCGCTGGTGGCCACGCTCGTGCCGTTCGCGTGGATGTTCCTCGGCTCGGTGAAGCCGCAGGCCGAGCTGCTGCGCCGGCCGCCCACCTGGTGGCCCGAGTCGACCACCTGGGACAACTTCCAGGCGTGGTTCACCCGGCTCGACTTCGGGACGTTCTTCACCAACAGCGCGATCGTCGCGGTGTTCACCGTGGCCGGGACGCTCGTGTTCTGCTCGATGGTCGGGTACGCGCTGGCCAAGCTCGAGTTCCCGGGCAAGCGGGCGCTGTTCGTGTGCGTCCTGGTGACCCTGATGGTCCCGGGCGTCGTCACGTTCGTGCCGCTGTTCGTCGTCGTGAGCAAGCTCGGCATGGTCAGCACCTACCCGGCGCTGATCCTGCCGTTCCTCGCCGGACCGCTCGGGGTGTTCCTCATGCGGCAGTTCATCCGGGAGATCCCGGACTCGCTGATCGAGGCAGCGCGCATCGACGGGGCGAGCGAGGTCCGGATCTTCGCCCGGATCGTCATGCCGCTGTGCGGACCCGCGCTCGCGACCCTCGCGATCCTGACGTTCCTCAGCTCGTGGAACAACTTCCTGTGGCCCCTGGTGGTCGCGCAGAGCGAGGACATGTACACCCTGCCGGTCGCGCTGTCCCTCTACTCGGTGGGCCAGAACGCCACCAACTACGGCGTGCTCCTCGCCGGATCCGTCCTCATCATCACCCCCGTGCTCCTGCTGTTCGTGGCGCTCCAGCGCTACTTCACCCAGGGCATCGCAGCGACAGGAATCAAGTGA
- a CDS encoding glycoside hydrolase family 43 protein, translating into MTTTETETAPGPRSTGDRGVATSVHPVVPGFHPDPTVCRVGDDYYLANSSFEYAPAVPLWHSRDLLTWRLLGNVLDRPEQFAPGAAGASKGVYAPTLRHHDGRFWLITTDVSGPVGQIVVHAEDPAGPWSDPLVVPGLHGIDPDLAWDEDGTCYVTYCSTDPGLPGICQARVDLATGAVLTAPRRLWSGTGLAFPEAPHLYRRGATWYLMIAEGGTERGHAVSIARGERPDGPFEPAPGNPFLSHRSTTHPVQNTGHADLVENADGTWAMVYLGVRPRGVTPMFHVNGRETFLAGVDWVDGWPVVDELRYVRPLPDHSFTDAFPDGPLHPRWVSPGAAPDAFAAPRPGGGLDLRPAATAAGAPAALTTRVLDHDWSVEVDLDLDEGGAALLVRLDDHHWCEVRVSRGRAHAVVRIGPVEAPLGDPVPVAGTPVTLGARSVASATSGPDDLLLGLVVAGAWHELARVDGRYLSTEVAGGFTGRTVGARALDGRVGLLATRYRSHPATA; encoded by the coding sequence GTGACCACGACCGAGACCGAGACCGCCCCGGGTCCCCGCAGCACCGGCGACCGCGGCGTCGCGACGAGCGTGCACCCGGTGGTCCCCGGGTTCCACCCGGACCCGACCGTGTGCCGCGTCGGCGACGACTACTACCTGGCGAACTCGTCGTTCGAGTACGCGCCGGCGGTGCCGCTGTGGCACAGCCGGGACCTGCTCACGTGGCGGCTGCTGGGCAACGTGCTGGACCGGCCGGAGCAGTTCGCGCCGGGCGCGGCGGGCGCCAGCAAGGGCGTCTACGCGCCCACCCTGCGGCACCACGACGGCCGCTTCTGGCTCATCACGACCGACGTGTCCGGTCCGGTCGGTCAGATCGTCGTGCACGCCGAGGACCCCGCGGGGCCGTGGAGCGACCCCCTGGTCGTCCCGGGGCTGCACGGCATCGACCCGGACCTCGCCTGGGACGAGGACGGCACCTGCTACGTGACGTACTGCTCGACCGACCCCGGGCTCCCCGGGATCTGCCAGGCCCGGGTCGACCTGGCCACCGGCGCGGTGCTGACCGCGCCGCGGCGGCTGTGGAGCGGCACCGGCCTGGCGTTCCCGGAGGCCCCGCACCTCTACCGGCGGGGCGCGACCTGGTACCTGATGATCGCCGAGGGCGGGACGGAGCGGGGTCACGCGGTCTCCATCGCCCGGGGCGAGCGCCCCGACGGCCCGTTCGAGCCGGCGCCCGGCAACCCGTTCCTCAGCCACCGCAGCACGACCCACCCGGTGCAGAACACCGGGCACGCCGACCTGGTGGAGAACGCCGACGGCACCTGGGCGATGGTGTACCTCGGCGTGCGCCCGCGTGGCGTGACGCCCATGTTCCACGTCAACGGCCGCGAGACCTTCCTCGCAGGCGTCGACTGGGTCGACGGCTGGCCGGTGGTCGACGAGCTCCGGTACGTCCGGCCGCTCCCGGACCACTCGTTCACCGACGCCTTCCCGGACGGCCCGCTGCACCCCCGGTGGGTCAGCCCGGGCGCGGCGCCGGACGCGTTCGCGGCACCGCGGCCCGGCGGCGGGCTCGACCTGCGGCCCGCCGCGACGGCGGCGGGGGCGCCCGCGGCGCTGACCACCCGCGTCCTGGACCACGACTGGTCCGTCGAGGTCGACCTCGACCTCGACGAGGGCGGCGCGGCGCTCCTGGTCCGGCTGGACGACCACCACTGGTGCGAGGTCCGGGTGAGCCGGGGACGGGCGCACGCCGTCGTCCGCATCGGGCCGGTCGAGGCCCCGCTCGGCGACCCCGTCCCGGTCGCCGGGACCCCGGTCACCCTGGGCGCCCGGTCGGTCGCCTCGGCGACCTCCGGCCCCGACGACCTGCTCCTCGGGCTCGTCGTCGCCGGCGCCTGGCACGAGCTCGCGCGGGTCGACGGCCGGTACCTCTCCACCGAGGTAGCCGGGGGGTTCACCGGCCGCACCGTCGGCGCGCGCGCGCTCGACGGGCGGGTCGGCCTGCTCGCGACGCGGTACCGGTCCCACCCGGCCACCGCCTGA
- a CDS encoding GH1 family beta-glucosidase yields MRIPSGFLLGAATASYQIEGAVAEDGRGPSIWDTFCRTPGRVHDGDTGDVADDHYHRLEQDLDLMARLGLEAYRFSVAWPRVVPDGRGAVNRRGLDFYSRLVDGLLQRGIRPVATLYHWDLPQALQDRGGWLERDTASALADYAAVVADELGDRVHTWTTLNEPWCSAYLGHGNGVHAPGLVGRVEPLVAVHHLNLAHGLAVQALRARVVADAQVSLTLNLHVFRPDGPTGRDALRKVESLANEVFLGPVLEGRYPDAVLETTRDVTDWAFVRDGDLAQIHQPLDVLGVNYYNTNRVRLWDGTGARQQSDGHGRSAGSAWPGAEDVEFLEQPGPHTEMGWNIDPAGLTELLTGLHARFPELPLLITENGAAFPDTVADDGRVHDDDRVDYVRRHLRAVLDAVDAGADVRGYFLWSLMDNFEWAYGYSKRFGIVRVDYDTLERTPKDSALWYADLIRSRDLGT; encoded by the coding sequence ATGCGCATCCCCTCCGGCTTCCTGCTGGGTGCCGCCACCGCCTCGTACCAGATCGAGGGGGCCGTCGCCGAGGACGGCCGCGGCCCCTCGATCTGGGACACGTTCTGCCGCACCCCGGGACGGGTGCACGACGGCGACACCGGTGACGTCGCCGACGACCACTACCACCGGCTGGAGCAGGACCTCGACCTGATGGCCCGGCTCGGCCTGGAGGCGTACCGGTTCTCCGTGGCCTGGCCCCGGGTCGTCCCGGACGGGCGCGGCGCGGTGAACCGGCGCGGCCTGGACTTCTACTCCCGGCTGGTGGACGGGCTGCTGCAGCGCGGCATCCGGCCGGTGGCCACGCTGTACCACTGGGACCTGCCGCAGGCGCTGCAGGACCGTGGCGGCTGGCTGGAGCGGGACACCGCGTCGGCGCTCGCCGACTACGCCGCCGTCGTGGCCGACGAGCTCGGCGACCGCGTGCACACCTGGACCACGCTGAACGAGCCGTGGTGCTCCGCGTACCTCGGCCACGGCAACGGTGTGCACGCCCCCGGCCTCGTCGGCCGGGTCGAGCCGCTCGTCGCCGTCCACCACCTCAACCTGGCGCACGGGCTGGCGGTGCAGGCGCTGCGGGCGCGGGTGGTCGCCGACGCGCAGGTCTCCTTGACGCTCAACCTGCACGTCTTCCGCCCCGACGGACCCACCGGTCGCGACGCCCTCCGCAAGGTGGAGTCGCTCGCCAACGAGGTGTTCCTCGGGCCGGTGCTCGAGGGCCGGTACCCCGACGCCGTGCTCGAGACCACCCGGGACGTCACCGACTGGGCCTTCGTCCGCGACGGCGACCTCGCGCAGATCCACCAGCCGCTCGACGTGCTCGGCGTCAACTACTACAACACCAACCGGGTGCGGCTCTGGGACGGCACCGGCGCGCGGCAGCAGTCGGACGGGCACGGCCGGTCCGCGGGGTCGGCGTGGCCCGGGGCCGAGGACGTCGAGTTCCTCGAGCAGCCGGGCCCGCACACCGAGATGGGCTGGAACATCGACCCCGCCGGGCTGACGGAGCTGCTCACCGGCCTGCACGCCCGGTTCCCGGAGCTGCCGCTGCTCATCACGGAGAACGGCGCGGCGTTCCCGGACACGGTGGCCGACGACGGCCGCGTCCACGACGACGACCGGGTGGACTACGTCCGGCGGCACCTGCGCGCCGTCCTCGACGCCGTCGACGCGGGCGCGGACGTCCGCGGGTACTTCCTGTGGTCCCTGATGGACAACTTCGAGTGGGCCTACGGCTACTCCAAGCGGTTCGGCATCGTGCGGGTCGACTACGACACGCTCGAGCGCACGCCCAAGGACAGCGCGCTCTGGTACGCGGACCTGATCCGCTCCCGCGACCTGGGGACGTGA
- a CDS encoding Mbeg1-like protein, protein MENLRGYVRWRGDLSFAERPFNVVDNLVLCALAYLDLDGLVPTGRDGGSVTVAHAARAWRDRDPDDASERRLRDRDERRLTVVPIDFLDDLAGSARFADARLSAYVDTVDTAGGMQFAAVTARLGDGSTFVAYRGTDNTILGWQEDFTMSFEVMPSQEHAAAYLAARVRETSGPVRVGGHSKGGNLAVYAAMRLEPQHRDRVRRVYSNDGPGLSPEVADPEAAPWLAQVVEKTVPEFGVIGLLFDDAASTRVVASRARGLIQHDLMTWGVEGTDLVEVDALSPRAVLINQTFDAWLEQAAPADRRDVTEAFFGALRHGGAELVLDVGSGEYGSYESVVLALRRSGGKVRRSAWLGTRAMLRTVRGIDVPGLLRQRAAARAALAVVVGSFFTIVPRVALQVLGSLAVFVLVVVAATRLWLYYRRFRREHRLTVTRLALWVAVLAGVVLGIAHLGALVAPTNVLLGLGLVANAWATGQRALRVRAAHRRARGSVALLTTSAVVSLLLGVVAWSTAGRVLPLFVLQVGQYLLLSGLLELFLTSYRQAVRARSGADDLDELWTLRPGGGRRAT, encoded by the coding sequence GTGGAGAACCTGCGGGGGTACGTCCGGTGGCGTGGGGACCTGTCGTTCGCCGAGCGCCCGTTCAACGTCGTCGACAACCTCGTGCTGTGCGCGCTCGCGTACCTCGACCTCGACGGTCTGGTGCCGACCGGCCGCGACGGCGGGTCGGTGACGGTCGCGCACGCTGCTCGGGCCTGGCGCGACCGGGACCCGGACGACGCCTCGGAGCGGCGGCTGCGCGACCGGGACGAGCGCCGGCTCACCGTCGTCCCGATCGACTTCCTCGACGACCTCGCCGGCTCCGCGCGCTTCGCGGACGCCCGCCTCTCCGCCTACGTCGACACGGTCGACACCGCCGGAGGCATGCAGTTCGCGGCCGTCACGGCGCGCCTGGGCGACGGCTCCACCTTCGTGGCCTACCGCGGGACCGACAACACGATCCTCGGGTGGCAGGAGGACTTCACCATGAGCTTCGAGGTGATGCCCTCGCAGGAGCACGCCGCCGCCTACCTCGCCGCGCGGGTGCGCGAGACCTCCGGGCCCGTGCGGGTGGGCGGGCACTCCAAGGGCGGCAACCTCGCCGTCTACGCCGCCATGCGCCTCGAGCCGCAGCACCGCGACCGCGTCCGCCGCGTCTACAGCAACGACGGCCCCGGGCTCAGCCCGGAGGTGGCCGACCCCGAGGCCGCTCCCTGGCTCGCGCAGGTCGTCGAGAAGACGGTCCCCGAGTTCGGCGTGATCGGGCTGCTGTTCGACGACGCCGCCTCGACGCGTGTGGTCGCGAGCCGCGCTCGCGGTCTGATCCAGCACGACCTGATGACCTGGGGCGTCGAGGGCACCGACCTGGTGGAGGTCGACGCGCTGTCGCCCCGCGCGGTCCTGATCAACCAGACGTTCGACGCGTGGCTGGAGCAGGCGGCGCCCGCGGACAGGAGGGACGTCACCGAGGCGTTCTTCGGTGCCCTGCGGCACGGCGGCGCCGAGCTCGTCCTCGACGTCGGGTCCGGCGAGTACGGCAGCTACGAGTCCGTCGTCCTCGCCCTGCGCCGGTCGGGCGGGAAGGTGCGACGGTCGGCGTGGCTGGGGACCCGGGCGATGCTCCGGACCGTGCGCGGCATCGACGTCCCGGGGCTGCTCCGCCAGCGCGCCGCCGCCCGCGCGGCTCTCGCCGTCGTCGTCGGGTCGTTCTTCACGATCGTGCCGCGCGTGGCCCTGCAGGTCCTCGGGTCCCTCGCCGTCTTCGTCCTGGTCGTCGTCGCCGCGACGAGGCTCTGGCTGTACTACCGCCGGTTCCGCCGGGAGCACCGGCTCACCGTCACGCGCCTCGCGCTGTGGGTGGCGGTGCTCGCCGGCGTCGTCCTCGGGATCGCGCACCTCGGCGCGCTCGTCGCCCCCACGAACGTCCTCCTCGGCCTCGGGCTCGTGGCGAACGCCTGGGCGACCGGGCAGCGCGCGCTCCGGGTCCGGGCGGCGCACCGACGGGCCCGCGGGAGCGTCGCGCTGCTCACCACGAGCGCGGTGGTCTCCCTGCTCCTGGGTGTCGTCGCGTGGTCCACGGCCGGCCGCGTGCTGCCCCTGTTCGTCCTCCAGGTCGGTCAGTACCTGCTGCTGTCGGGACTCCTCGAGCTCTTCCTGACGTCGTACCGGCAGGCCGTGCGCGCACGGTCGGGTGCGGACGACCTCGACGAGCTCTGGACCCTCCGACCCGGCGGCGGTCGCCGCGCGACGTGA
- a CDS encoding sensor histidine kinase, with amino-acid sequence MHSRPARASFRDVARSTVRLGSGGRPTTGQLALTLAWLGGMFWTTSVRTGEWDAPDTRLLVSIVGAWAPLLLRTYRPVLALLGTLVAESMILIFLTVPDPIAQMHSGMGAYQPAPLATTLAVATLASRVPRRVGWTAGLVGGTWLAVIGVTMNTGDTLLTDLLVFYLVVTAAAAGVWRTGRRERALRIEAENAERTQTAVLDERLRIARELHDALAHNLTLVNAQAGVARYLLRTDVDAAERALGDIAQHTGRAIDELRATIGLLRRRDDQEAREADDDPNRSLRPVPGLAALDELVAGLASAGAHVSVSESGTPVPLAQHVDLAAYRIVQESLTNATKHAPGQRVELTIAWTAAGVRLRITNPTDPERAPGPGTRHGLIGMRERAGTAGGAFRAGPTASGDFEVVATLPAARRPVDA; translated from the coding sequence ATGCACTCCAGACCTGCGCGCGCGTCGTTCCGCGACGTCGCACGCTCGACCGTCCGCCTCGGGAGCGGCGGGCGCCCCACGACGGGGCAGCTGGCCCTCACGCTGGCCTGGCTCGGCGGCATGTTCTGGACGACGTCGGTCCGCACGGGGGAGTGGGACGCGCCCGACACGCGCCTGCTCGTCTCGATCGTCGGCGCGTGGGCGCCCCTGCTGCTGCGCACCTACCGGCCCGTCCTGGCACTGCTCGGCACGCTCGTCGCCGAGTCGATGATCCTCATCTTCCTCACGGTGCCGGACCCGATCGCCCAGATGCACAGCGGGATGGGCGCCTACCAGCCGGCTCCGCTCGCGACGACGCTCGCGGTCGCGACGCTCGCCTCGCGCGTGCCCCGGCGGGTCGGGTGGACCGCCGGGCTGGTCGGGGGGACCTGGCTGGCCGTCATCGGCGTCACGATGAACACCGGCGACACCCTGCTGACCGACCTGCTGGTGTTCTACCTGGTGGTCACGGCCGCGGCGGCCGGCGTCTGGCGGACCGGCCGCCGGGAGCGCGCACTCCGGATCGAGGCCGAGAACGCCGAGCGCACGCAGACCGCCGTCTTGGACGAGCGCCTGCGCATCGCCCGCGAGCTCCACGACGCCCTGGCGCACAACCTGACGCTCGTCAACGCGCAGGCGGGGGTCGCCCGGTACCTCCTGCGCACCGACGTCGACGCGGCCGAGCGCGCGCTGGGGGACATCGCCCAGCACACGGGCCGGGCGATCGACGAGCTCCGGGCGACGATCGGCCTGCTGCGCCGACGCGACGACCAGGAGGCCCGCGAGGCGGACGACGACCCGAACCGCTCGCTGCGTCCCGTCCCCGGGCTGGCTGCGCTGGACGAGCTCGTCGCCGGACTCGCGAGCGCCGGGGCGCACGTCTCGGTGTCCGAGTCCGGGACGCCGGTGCCCCTGGCGCAGCACGTGGACCTCGCGGCCTACCGCATCGTGCAGGAGTCGCTGACCAACGCGACGAAGCACGCACCGGGTCAGCGCGTGGAGCTCACCATCGCCTGGACCGCCGCCGGCGTGCGACTGCGCATCACCAACCCCACCGACCCGGAGCGTGCGCCCGGCCCGGGGACCCGGCACGGCCTGATCGGGATGCGCGAGCGCGCGGGTACCGCCGGGGGCGCCTTCCGGGCGGGGCCGACGGCGAGCGGCGACTTCGAGGTGGTCGCGACGCTGCCGGCGGCGCGGCGTCCCGTGGACGCGTGA
- a CDS encoding SDR family NAD(P)-dependent oxidoreductase, with amino-acid sequence MSPHPITARSTVGEWLDHPVGGPALGELLAAAGKDAAALQPARALPLERLVELGGGLVPQEMVTDLVRRANGGVLPEESEAPTTGWRERIVPGRFDGRTVVVTGAASGIGRATASRVAREGGRVIAVDLTEEGLRALVAELDAFDVEAVAADITDPEAVARIVAVAGDRVDGLANVAGVTDDVTPLHEVSDAVWRRNFSVNVDGTFLLSRAVLPLMLAAGRGSIVNVASEAALRGSAAGVAYTASKHAVVGITKSSAYMYGPSGIRVNAVAPGPTLTAMRPVVASELGRARVETGSAIRPPVAEPAQLAGPIAFLLSDDAADVSGVIMPVDGGWSAA; translated from the coding sequence ATGAGCCCGCACCCGATCACCGCCCGCTCGACCGTCGGCGAGTGGCTCGACCACCCGGTGGGCGGACCCGCGCTCGGCGAGCTGCTCGCGGCGGCCGGGAAGGACGCCGCCGCCCTCCAGCCGGCCCGCGCGCTGCCGCTCGAGCGCCTCGTCGAGCTGGGCGGGGGCCTCGTCCCGCAGGAAATGGTCACCGACCTGGTGCGCCGTGCGAACGGCGGGGTCCTCCCCGAGGAGAGCGAGGCGCCGACCACCGGGTGGCGGGAGCGGATCGTGCCGGGCCGGTTCGACGGGCGGACCGTCGTCGTGACCGGAGCCGCGTCGGGGATCGGCCGGGCCACCGCCTCCCGGGTCGCCCGCGAGGGCGGTCGCGTGATCGCGGTCGACCTGACCGAGGAGGGTCTGCGTGCCCTCGTCGCCGAGCTCGACGCCTTCGACGTCGAGGCCGTCGCCGCCGACATCACCGACCCGGAGGCCGTCGCCCGGATCGTCGCGGTGGCGGGCGACCGCGTCGACGGGCTCGCCAACGTCGCGGGCGTCACCGACGACGTCACGCCGCTGCACGAGGTGTCGGACGCCGTGTGGCGCCGGAACTTCTCGGTGAACGTCGACGGGACGTTCCTGCTGAGCCGCGCGGTGCTGCCGCTGATGCTGGCAGCGGGTCGCGGGTCCATCGTGAACGTCGCCTCCGAGGCCGCCCTGCGCGGTTCGGCCGCCGGGGTCGCGTACACGGCGTCCAAGCACGCGGTCGTGGGCATCACGAAGAGCTCGGCGTACATGTACGGGCCGTCGGGGATCCGGGTCAACGCGGTCGCCCCCGGCCCGACCCTGACCGCGATGCGCCCCGTCGTGGCGTCCGAGCTCGGCCGCGCCCGCGTCGAGACCGGCTCGGCCATCCGGCCGCCGGTCGCCGAGCCGGCGCAGCTCGCCGGCCCGATCGCGTTCCTGCTGAGCGACGACGCGGCCGACGTCTCGGGTGTGATCATGCCGGTGGACGGCGGCTGGTCGGCCGCCTGA
- a CDS encoding response regulator transcription factor, which yields MTIRVLLADDQTLLRATFRLLLDSAPDLEVVGEAADGAEAVAQARATRADLVVMDIRMPGVDGIEATRRITADEALAGVKVLILTTFETDELVVEALRAGASGFLGKGVDPADLIAAIRTVAAGDQLLSPHATRALIEQVLSAPRARDRSPLPGIEDLTEREREIVGLVARGMSNDEIGEHLYISPATAKTHVSRSMLKTGARDRAQLVVFAYESGLADESR from the coding sequence ATGACCATCCGCGTCCTGCTGGCCGACGACCAGACCCTGCTGCGCGCCACGTTCCGGCTCCTGCTCGACTCCGCCCCCGACCTGGAGGTGGTGGGCGAGGCCGCCGACGGCGCGGAGGCCGTGGCGCAGGCGCGCGCGACCCGCGCCGACCTGGTGGTGATGGACATCCGCATGCCCGGCGTCGACGGGATCGAGGCGACCCGCCGGATCACCGCCGACGAGGCCCTGGCCGGCGTCAAGGTGCTGATCCTGACGACGTTCGAGACGGACGAGCTGGTGGTCGAGGCGCTCCGGGCGGGTGCGAGCGGCTTCCTGGGCAAGGGGGTGGACCCCGCCGACCTGATCGCCGCCATCCGCACGGTGGCGGCGGGGGACCAGCTGCTCTCCCCGCACGCGACGCGGGCGCTGATCGAGCAGGTGCTCAGCGCTCCGCGGGCGCGGGACCGCAGCCCGCTGCCGGGGATCGAGGACCTCACCGAGCGGGAGCGCGAGATCGTCGGGCTCGTCGCGCGGGGCATGTCGAACGACGAGATCGGCGAGCACCTCTACATCAGCCCCGCGACGGCCAAGACGCACGTCAGCCGCTCGATGCTCAAGACCGGGGCCCGCGACCGCGCCCAGCTCGTGGTCTTCGCCTACGAGAGCGGGCTCGCCGACGAGTCGCGGTGA
- a CDS encoding TetR/AcrR family transcriptional regulator, which produces MSGSTPSPRGPYAKTRGRVEAVRRTAFELVVESGHRSVTIAEVARRADLTEAQVLYHFPSREHLLVGALEHADRRSRAHQQVGVADVRAAVAATVEAERSDPEVLRLFVAMSAAATDPTHPAHEWGARRTRAIVARYAELLTDLQAQGWADPGVDPHRFARRFMALWDGLQTQWLLDPTFDLGREVADGLAVLAGRAEIPGPRGGGPAQDA; this is translated from the coding sequence ATGTCCGGCTCGACCCCCTCTCCGCGCGGTCCCTACGCCAAGACCCGGGGCCGCGTCGAGGCGGTGCGGCGGACCGCCTTCGAGCTCGTCGTCGAGTCCGGCCACCGGAGCGTCACGATCGCGGAGGTCGCACGACGCGCCGACCTCACCGAGGCCCAGGTGCTCTACCACTTCCCGTCCCGCGAGCACCTGCTCGTCGGCGCCCTCGAGCACGCCGACCGCCGGTCGAGGGCCCACCAGCAGGTGGGCGTCGCGGACGTGCGGGCCGCCGTCGCCGCCACCGTGGAGGCGGAGCGGTCGGACCCGGAGGTGCTCCGCCTCTTCGTCGCGATGTCCGCCGCCGCGACCGACCCGACGCACCCGGCGCACGAGTGGGGCGCCCGGCGCACCCGCGCGATCGTCGCGCGCTACGCCGAGCTCCTGACCGACCTCCAGGCCCAGGGCTGGGCCGACCCCGGCGTGGACCCGCACCGCTTCGCGCGCCGGTTCATGGCGCTGTGGGACGGGCTGCAGACGCAGTGGCTCCTCGACCCCACGTTCGACCTCGGACGCGAGGTGGCCGACGGCCTCGCGGTCCTCGCCGGGCGCGCCGAGATCCCCGGTCCGCGCGGCGGTGGCCCGGCGCAGGACGCCTGA